The proteins below come from a single Caulobacter flavus genomic window:
- a CDS encoding DUF5990 family protein — MTGQPITLRLRIQDPVPGVAYSLQDKKNHPVGPLVAGDGPLAFDVSVRVAPGPRFLGEFVRSEGPSRRFVYIAIGTSAGQHGSTWTRRAKIDIHTIPADLLARALEGAVLEVLLPGRAKDGGPACATVVPLEAWRVAG, encoded by the coding sequence CGGTCAGCCGATCACGCTGAGGCTGCGTATCCAGGACCCGGTTCCTGGCGTCGCCTACAGCCTGCAGGACAAGAAGAACCACCCCGTGGGGCCGCTCGTCGCCGGCGACGGGCCGCTTGCCTTCGACGTTTCGGTGCGCGTCGCGCCCGGTCCCCGGTTCCTGGGCGAGTTCGTGCGTAGCGAAGGCCCTAGCCGGCGGTTCGTCTATATCGCCATAGGAACCTCGGCCGGCCAGCACGGCTCGACCTGGACGAGGCGAGCCAAGATCGACATCCACACCATTCCCGCCGACCTGCTGGCGCGAGCCCTGGAAGGCGCCGTGCTGGAGGTTCTGCTGCCCGGCCGCGCCAAGGACGGCGGCCCGGCCTGCGCCACGGTGGTTCCGCTAGAGGCTTGGCGCGTGGCCGGCTGA
- the rmuC gene encoding DNA recombination protein RmuC, whose protein sequence is MNDAVDPYLILALVFLLAAAGAVVWAIMAQRKAAGAEQEVWRLTAQLEQALERHRHLEDQSATQIELIRAQAEKSAHAVAEQLIKRADENAKSRDQLTHARLEAQLKPVAETLAKFEAQVTAVEKVRAEETGGLKAQIAALMEASTATQAEARKLSAALRRGAGVQGRWGEQMLRNVLEMAGLKHGVDFTEQVQLDGGRIRPDVVVRMPRNAAFVIDAKCSLTAYLEAQDAADDVTREAAYLRHAASLRTHIQQLSAKAYWDALEVSPDFVAMFVPGDGILAAALERTPELMTEAMEKRVIIATPSTLFALCKAVSYGWRVEEQAKNAVEVAALGRELYKRVADMGGHVAGMGRSLSAAVDKYNAFVGSLESRVLPKAREFEKLKVEHGGKGIEELGGVDTAVRPVTKLEIADASNGSTDGVGQNPALTLGNGTPT, encoded by the coding sequence ATGAACGACGCCGTCGACCCCTACCTGATCCTCGCCTTGGTGTTCCTGCTCGCCGCCGCCGGGGCGGTGGTCTGGGCGATCATGGCCCAGCGCAAGGCGGCCGGGGCCGAGCAGGAGGTCTGGCGGCTTACCGCCCAGCTGGAGCAGGCGCTGGAGCGGCACCGGCACCTGGAAGACCAGTCGGCGACGCAGATCGAGCTGATCCGCGCCCAGGCCGAGAAGAGCGCCCACGCCGTGGCCGAACAGCTGATCAAGCGGGCAGACGAGAACGCCAAGAGCCGCGACCAGCTGACCCACGCCCGCCTGGAGGCCCAGCTGAAGCCGGTGGCCGAGACCCTGGCCAAGTTCGAGGCCCAGGTCACCGCCGTCGAGAAGGTGCGCGCCGAGGAGACCGGCGGCCTCAAGGCCCAGATCGCCGCCCTGATGGAGGCCTCGACCGCCACCCAGGCCGAGGCGCGCAAGCTGTCGGCCGCCCTGCGCCGGGGCGCCGGCGTGCAGGGCCGTTGGGGCGAGCAGATGCTGCGCAACGTGCTGGAGATGGCCGGCCTCAAGCACGGCGTCGACTTCACCGAGCAGGTGCAGCTGGACGGCGGCCGCATCCGTCCCGACGTGGTGGTGCGCATGCCGCGCAACGCCGCCTTCGTGATCGACGCCAAGTGCTCGCTGACCGCCTATCTGGAGGCCCAGGATGCGGCCGACGACGTCACGCGCGAGGCCGCCTACCTGCGTCACGCCGCATCCTTGCGCACCCATATCCAGCAGCTGTCGGCCAAGGCCTACTGGGACGCGCTGGAGGTCTCGCCCGACTTCGTGGCCATGTTCGTGCCCGGCGACGGCATTCTGGCGGCCGCCCTGGAGCGCACGCCCGAATTGATGACCGAGGCCATGGAAAAGCGGGTGATCATCGCCACCCCCTCGACCCTTTTCGCCCTCTGCAAGGCGGTGTCCTACGGCTGGCGCGTCGAGGAGCAGGCCAAGAACGCCGTCGAGGTCGCCGCCCTTGGGCGCGAGCTCTACAAGCGCGTGGCCGACATGGGCGGCCACGTGGCCGGCATGGGCCGCTCGCTGTCGGCCGCCGTCGACAAGTACAACGCCTTCGTCGGTTCGCTGGAGAGCCGGGTGCTGCCCAAGGCCCGCGAGTTCGAGAAACTGAAGGTCGAGCACGGCGGCAAGGGCATCGAGGAGCTGGGCGGGGTCGACACCGCCGTGCGCCCGGTCACCAAGCTGGAAATCGCAGACGCCTCAAACGGTTCGACGGACGGGGTGGGACAAAACCCCGCCTTGACCCTCGGAAACGGGACGCCTACCTGA
- the def gene encoding peptide deformylase, translating to MAIRRILTIDNPADLATLKKISTPVETVTDDLRVLMDDMLETMYDAPGIGLAAVQVGEPVRIIVMDLAREDEEPAPRFFVNPELFDPSEELFSYEEGCLSVPEYFDAVERPARIKVRYLNYQGEKVEEEAEGLFAVCIQHEMDHLEGVLFIDHLSRLRRDRAMAKVKKARRAA from the coding sequence ATGGCCATCCGTCGCATCCTCACCATCGATAATCCCGCCGACCTGGCGACGCTGAAGAAGATCTCCACGCCCGTCGAGACCGTCACCGACGACCTGCGCGTCCTGATGGACGACATGCTGGAGACCATGTACGACGCGCCCGGCATCGGCCTGGCCGCCGTGCAGGTCGGCGAGCCCGTGCGCATCATCGTCATGGACCTGGCCCGCGAGGACGAGGAGCCGGCGCCGCGCTTCTTCGTCAATCCCGAACTGTTCGATCCGTCGGAAGAGCTGTTCTCGTACGAGGAAGGCTGCCTGTCGGTGCCGGAGTATTTCGACGCCGTCGAGCGTCCGGCCCGCATCAAGGTGCGCTACCTGAACTACCAGGGCGAGAAGGTCGAGGAAGAGGCCGAGGGCCTGTTCGCCGTCTGCATCCAGCACGAGATGGACCACCTGGAAGGCGTGCTGTTCATCGATCACCTGTCGCGCCTGCGCCGCGACCGCGCCATGGCCAAGGTCAAGAAGGCCCGCCGCGCGGCTTAA
- the zapE gene encoding cell division protein ZapE, translating to MPQSVRTAYRERLAAGEIRPDVAQAAAIDALARLESDLDNAGEPSFSFFGRKPKSQRGLYIWGPVGRGKSMVMDLFFDSAPVHRKRRVHFHVFMAEVHAHIDAWRKGDAAERKARFGRHKGDDPIAPTAELIAGEARLLCFDELQVTDIADAMILGRLFEALFAEGVTLVATSNRPPDDLYKDGLNRQLFTPFIAMLKEKMEVVAVRGPVDFRLDRLRAGRTWLSPVDRTTEAEFDKLWLDMLDGAEETGATLEVMGRKLRLPRAAGGLVRSSFASLCQQALGPQDYLALAERFHTIFLEDIPLLVPEKRDAAKRFNTLIDALYEADAKLVALAAGEPEALYPAGDGSFEFERTVSRLQEMRSADYVGRVRD from the coding sequence ATGCCACAGTCCGTACGCACCGCCTATCGGGAGCGCCTCGCCGCCGGCGAGATCCGTCCCGATGTCGCCCAGGCCGCCGCCATCGACGCCCTGGCCCGCCTGGAATCCGATCTCGACAACGCCGGCGAGCCCAGCTTCTCGTTCTTCGGCCGCAAGCCCAAGAGCCAGCGCGGGCTCTACATCTGGGGGCCGGTCGGGCGCGGCAAGTCGATGGTCATGGACCTGTTCTTCGACAGCGCCCCGGTGCACCGCAAGCGGCGGGTGCACTTCCACGTCTTCATGGCCGAGGTGCACGCCCACATCGACGCCTGGCGCAAGGGCGACGCCGCCGAGCGGAAAGCGCGCTTCGGCCGACACAAGGGCGACGACCCGATCGCCCCGACCGCCGAACTGATCGCTGGCGAGGCCAGACTGCTGTGCTTCGACGAACTGCAGGTCACCGACATCGCCGACGCCATGATCCTGGGCCGGCTGTTCGAGGCGCTGTTCGCCGAAGGGGTCACGCTGGTGGCCACCTCCAACCGTCCGCCCGACGACCTCTACAAGGACGGCCTCAACCGCCAGCTCTTCACGCCCTTCATCGCCATGCTGAAGGAGAAGATGGAGGTCGTGGCCGTGCGCGGGCCGGTGGACTTCCGCCTCGACCGTCTGCGGGCCGGCCGCACCTGGCTGTCGCCGGTCGACAGGACCACCGAGGCCGAGTTCGACAAGCTCTGGCTCGATATGCTGGACGGCGCCGAGGAGACCGGCGCGACGCTGGAGGTCATGGGCCGCAAGCTGCGCCTGCCGCGCGCCGCAGGCGGCCTGGTGCGCAGCTCGTTCGCCAGCCTGTGCCAGCAGGCGCTGGGGCCTCAGGACTATCTGGCCCTGGCCGAGCGGTTCCACACCATCTTCCTGGAGGACATCCCCCTCCTGGTTCCCGAGAAGCGCGACGCGGCCAAGCGCTTCAACACCCTGATCGACGCCCTCTACGAGGCCGACGCCAAGCTGGTCGCCCTGGCCGCCGGCGAGCCCGAGGCGCTGTATCCGGCCGGCGACGGCTCGTTCGAGTTCGAGCGGACGGTCTCGCGGCTGCAGGAGATGCGGTCGGCGGACTATGTGGGGCGGGTGCGGGACTAG
- a CDS encoding sensor histidine kinase yields MTGPIDFATVFDRLPTPYMMLDRDLRYVAANQAYLETLARRWEDIAGLYVFDAFPSQGESRERLEASFRRALDGGRPDHLPLIPYAIERPAHLGGGFEDRIWSATNTPIPGPDGKTAYIVQHTQDVTAVQRLKEVAFGRGEMTMLQDDVLLRAGAAGAQNDDLRRLFMQAPSFMAVLRGPEHRFDLVNNAYGQLIGWRDVVGLPLREALPEVVEQGFVELLDRVTATAEAFVGREIKVALRRTPDAPLEDRFLDFIYQPIVEPDGSVSGVLVEGSDVTEKVLAGEQQRLLLDELNHRVKNTLATVQAIARQTLRGALTPEAFARAFEARLLALSQTHNALTDSQWAGAGLRQILGQELAPYDPARIVMEGPDLNLPARVALSLGMVFHELATNAAKYGALSTETGRLLLAWRVDPPGVLDFEWREADGPAVAAPARRGFGSRLIERSIGAELRGEVAIDYAETGLACRFTVSLDRAF; encoded by the coding sequence ATGACCGGCCCGATCGATTTCGCGACGGTGTTCGATCGTCTGCCGACACCATACATGATGCTCGACCGCGACCTGCGGTACGTGGCCGCCAACCAGGCCTATCTCGAGACCCTGGCCCGCCGCTGGGAGGACATCGCCGGCCTCTACGTGTTCGACGCCTTTCCCAGCCAGGGCGAGTCGCGCGAGCGGCTGGAGGCCTCCTTCCGCCGCGCCCTCGACGGCGGCCGGCCAGACCACCTGCCGCTGATCCCCTACGCCATCGAGCGGCCGGCCCACCTGGGCGGCGGCTTCGAGGACCGGATCTGGAGCGCCACCAACACCCCGATTCCCGGCCCCGACGGCAAGACCGCCTACATCGTCCAGCACACCCAGGACGTCACCGCCGTCCAGCGCCTGAAGGAAGTCGCCTTCGGTCGCGGCGAAATGACCATGCTGCAGGACGACGTGCTGCTGCGGGCCGGGGCGGCCGGGGCCCAGAACGACGACCTGCGCCGCCTCTTCATGCAGGCGCCCAGCTTCATGGCCGTGCTGCGCGGCCCCGAGCACCGCTTCGACCTGGTCAACAACGCCTACGGCCAGTTGATCGGCTGGCGCGACGTGGTCGGCCTGCCGCTGCGCGAGGCCCTGCCCGAGGTGGTCGAGCAGGGCTTCGTGGAACTGCTCGACCGGGTCACAGCAACGGCCGAGGCCTTCGTCGGCCGCGAGATCAAGGTCGCGCTGCGGCGCACGCCGGACGCCCCGCTGGAGGACCGCTTCCTCGACTTCATCTACCAGCCGATCGTCGAGCCCGACGGCTCGGTCTCCGGGGTCCTGGTCGAGGGCTCGGACGTCACGGAGAAGGTTCTGGCCGGCGAGCAGCAGCGGCTGCTGCTCGACGAACTGAACCACCGGGTCAAGAACACCCTGGCCACCGTCCAGGCCATCGCCCGCCAGACCCTGCGCGGCGCCCTGACGCCGGAGGCCTTCGCCCGCGCTTTCGAGGCGCGGCTGCTGGCGCTGTCGCAGACGCACAACGCCCTGACCGACAGCCAGTGGGCCGGCGCGGGCCTGCGCCAGATCTTGGGCCAGGAACTGGCGCCCTACGATCCGGCCCGCATCGTCATGGAGGGCCCAGACCTCAACCTGCCCGCCCGGGTGGCTCTGTCGCTGGGCATGGTGTTCCACGAACTGGCCACCAACGCCGCCAAGTACGGGGCGCTGAGCACCGAGACGGGCCGGCTGCTGCTGGCCTGGCGCGTCGATCCGCCAGGCGTGCTGGACTTCGAATGGCGCGAGGCCGACGGCCCCGCCGTCGCCGCCCCCGCCCGCCGCGGCTTCGGCTCGCGCCTGATCGAGCGCAGCATCGGCGCCGAACTGCGCGGCGAGGTGGCGATCGATTACGCCGAGACGGGGCTGGCCTGCCGGTTCACGGTGTCGCTGGACCGGGCTTTCTGA
- the sdhC gene encoding succinate dehydrogenase, cytochrome b556 subunit, which produces MTETSRGLPERPLSPHLQVWRWHITMACSILHRASLFALYVGVLLLAGWALALASGPDHYACYTGVIGSPLGKLVLFGITVAVFYNVAYIIRQTFWDLGKGFEPKTANLTGVVVIAFAIVAAVVTWILAAATGAI; this is translated from the coding sequence ATGACCGAGACGAGCCGGGGGCTCCCTGAGCGTCCGCTGTCGCCGCACCTCCAGGTCTGGCGCTGGCACATCACCATGGCGTGCTCGATCCTGCACCGCGCCAGCCTGTTCGCCCTCTATGTCGGCGTCCTGCTCCTGGCCGGCTGGGCCCTGGCCCTGGCCTCGGGTCCCGACCACTACGCCTGCTACACCGGCGTGATCGGCTCGCCGCTGGGCAAGCTGGTGCTGTTCGGCATCACGGTCGCGGTCTTCTACAACGTCGCCTACATCATCCGTCAGACCTTCTGGGACCTGGGCAAGGGCTTCGAACCGAAGACCGCCAACCTGACCGGCGTGGTCGTGATCGCTTTCGCGATCGTCGCCGCCGTCGTCACCTGGATCCTCGCCGCCGCGACCGGAGCGATCTGA
- the sdhD gene encoding succinate dehydrogenase, hydrophobic membrane anchor protein, whose product MSTSNSPFRTPLSRARGLGASHHGVGHFISERVSGLALVPLFLWGAFAGIRLAGKDFDAVAAWVAIPINAVLLSLLFIALLVHLKNAIQVVIEDYVVAFAPKAALVIGNLFLCMLAGVAGIVSILKIAFTGAL is encoded by the coding sequence ATGAGCACCTCCAACAGCCCCTTCCGCACCCCGCTGTCGCGCGCCCGCGGCCTGGGCGCCTCGCACCACGGCGTGGGCCACTTCATCTCCGAGCGCGTCTCGGGCCTGGCCCTCGTGCCGCTGTTCCTGTGGGGCGCCTTCGCCGGCATCCGCCTGGCGGGCAAGGACTTCGACGCGGTCGCCGCCTGGGTGGCGATCCCGATCAACGCCGTCCTGCTGTCGCTGCTCTTCATCGCCCTGCTGGTGCACCTGAAGAACGCCATCCAGGTGGTCATCGAGGACTATGTCGTGGCGTTCGCCCCGAAGGCCGCCCTCGTCATCGGCAACCTGTTCCTCTGCATGCTCGCCGGCGTCGCCGGGATCGTCTCGATCCTGAAGATCGCCTTCACCGGAGCCCTTTGA
- the sdhA gene encoding succinate dehydrogenase flavoprotein subunit encodes MSAYTFIDHKFDVVVVGAGGSGLRAALGAAQAGLKTACITKVFPTRSHTVAAQGGISASLGNMGQDDWRWHMFDTVKGSDWLGDQDAIEYLTRNAPAAVYELEHWGVPFSRTAEGKIYQRAFGGMTKNFGEGPIQRTCAAADRTGHAMLHTMYGQSLAHDTEFFIEYFALDLIMEDGACRGVTAWKLDDGTLHRFQAQTVILATGGYGRAYFSATSAHTCTGDGNAMALRAGLPLQDMEFVQFHPTGIYGAGCLITEGARGEGGYLTNSEGERFMERYAPSVKDLAPRDMVSRAMTIEIREGRGVGPNKDHIFLHLDHLDPKILAERLPGISETAKVFAGVDVTKAPIPVLPTVHYNMGGIPTNYHGEVVTKAGDNPDQVIPGLMAVGEAACVSVHGANRLGSNSLIDLVVFGRAAGLRCAEILTPGAKQPELKASQTEAHIERFDRMRNANGSTPTAELRLEMQKAMQEDAAVFRTGESLDSGVARLQAVWDKKGDVKVSDRGLVWNTDLMETLEFDNLIGQAVVTVNGAANRTESRGAHAREDFSERNDTEWMKHTLAWLDNETGKVKIDFRPVHNYTMSQDIDYIPPKQRVY; translated from the coding sequence ATGTCGGCCTACACGTTCATCGACCACAAGTTCGACGTCGTCGTCGTGGGCGCCGGCGGCTCGGGCCTCCGCGCCGCGCTCGGCGCCGCGCAGGCCGGCCTCAAGACCGCCTGCATCACCAAGGTGTTCCCCACCCGCAGCCACACGGTCGCCGCCCAGGGCGGGATCTCGGCCTCGCTGGGCAACATGGGCCAGGACGACTGGCGCTGGCACATGTTCGACACCGTCAAGGGTTCGGACTGGCTGGGCGACCAGGACGCCATCGAGTACCTGACCCGCAACGCTCCGGCGGCGGTCTACGAACTCGAGCACTGGGGCGTGCCGTTCTCGCGCACGGCCGAGGGCAAGATCTACCAGCGCGCCTTCGGCGGCATGACCAAGAACTTCGGCGAAGGCCCGATCCAGCGCACCTGCGCGGCGGCCGACCGCACCGGTCACGCCATGCTGCACACGATGTACGGCCAGTCGCTGGCCCACGACACCGAGTTCTTCATCGAGTACTTCGCCCTCGACCTGATCATGGAAGACGGCGCCTGCCGCGGCGTGACCGCGTGGAAGCTCGACGACGGCACCCTGCACCGCTTCCAGGCCCAGACCGTGATCCTGGCCACCGGCGGCTACGGCCGGGCCTACTTCTCGGCCACCTCGGCCCACACCTGCACGGGCGACGGCAACGCCATGGCGCTGCGCGCCGGCCTGCCGCTGCAGGACATGGAATTCGTGCAGTTCCACCCCACCGGCATCTACGGCGCCGGCTGCCTGATCACCGAAGGCGCCCGCGGCGAAGGCGGCTACCTGACCAACTCGGAAGGCGAGCGCTTCATGGAGCGCTACGCCCCGTCGGTTAAGGACCTGGCGCCCCGCGACATGGTCAGCCGCGCGATGACCATCGAGATCCGCGAAGGCCGCGGCGTGGGCCCCAACAAGGACCACATCTTCCTGCACCTCGACCACCTGGATCCGAAGATCCTGGCCGAGCGCCTGCCGGGCATCTCTGAGACGGCGAAGGTGTTCGCCGGCGTCGACGTGACCAAGGCCCCGATCCCGGTGCTGCCGACCGTCCACTACAACATGGGCGGCATCCCGACGAACTACCACGGCGAAGTGGTGACCAAGGCCGGCGACAACCCCGACCAGGTGATCCCGGGCCTGATGGCCGTCGGCGAAGCCGCCTGCGTGTCGGTGCACGGCGCCAACCGCCTGGGCTCCAACTCGCTGATCGACCTCGTCGTGTTCGGCCGCGCGGCCGGCCTGCGCTGCGCCGAGATCCTGACCCCCGGCGCCAAGCAGCCGGAACTGAAGGCTTCGCAGACCGAGGCGCACATCGAGCGCTTCGACCGCATGCGCAACGCCAACGGCTCGACCCCGACCGCCGAACTGCGCCTCGAAATGCAGAAGGCGATGCAGGAAGACGCCGCCGTGTTCCGCACCGGCGAGAGCCTAGACAGCGGCGTGGCCCGTCTGCAGGCCGTCTGGGACAAGAAGGGCGACGTGAAGGTCTCCGACCGCGGTCTGGTGTGGAACACCGACCTGATGGAGACCCTCGAGTTCGACAACCTCATCGGCCAGGCGGTCGTGACGGTGAACGGCGCGGCCAACCGCACCGAGAGCCGCGGCGCCCACGCCCGCGAGGACTTCTCCGAGCGCAACGACACCGAGTGGATGAAGCACACCCTGGCCTGGCTCGACAACGAGACCGGCAAGGTGAAGATCGATTTCCGTCCGGTGCACAACTACACGATGTCGCAGGACATCGACTACATCCCGCCGAAGCAACGGGTCTACTAG
- a CDS encoding succinate dehydrogenase iron-sulfur subunit: MVQLSLPKNSRVQSGKHWPAPAGAKNVRSFKIYRYDPETGMNPRWDTYDVDVDACGPMVLDALLYIKNTIDPTLAFRRSCREGVCGSCAMNIGGRNTLACTHGHGEVPGKAVQISPLPHAPVVKDLIPDLTLFYAQYASIEPWLHTTTPEPQKEWRQAPEDREKLDGLYECILCACCSTSCPSYWWNGEKYLGPAALLHAYRWLIDSRDEATGERLDDLEDPFKLYRCHTIMNCAQVCPKGLNPAKAIASIKKMLVERVV; this comes from the coding sequence ATGGTCCAGCTCTCTCTTCCCAAGAACTCCCGCGTTCAGAGCGGCAAGCACTGGCCCGCTCCGGCCGGCGCCAAGAACGTGCGCTCGTTCAAGATCTACCGCTACGATCCCGAGACCGGGATGAACCCGCGGTGGGACACCTACGACGTCGACGTCGACGCCTGCGGTCCCATGGTCCTGGACGCGCTGCTCTACATCAAGAACACCATCGACCCGACCCTGGCCTTCCGCCGGTCGTGCCGCGAGGGCGTCTGCGGTTCCTGCGCGATGAACATCGGCGGCCGCAACACCCTGGCCTGCACGCACGGCCACGGCGAGGTGCCCGGCAAGGCCGTGCAGATCAGCCCGCTGCCGCACGCGCCGGTGGTCAAGGACCTGATCCCCGACCTGACGCTGTTCTACGCCCAATACGCCTCGATCGAGCCGTGGCTGCACACCACGACCCCCGAGCCGCAGAAGGAGTGGCGCCAGGCCCCGGAAGACCGCGAGAAGCTCGACGGTCTGTACGAGTGCATCCTGTGCGCCTGCTGCTCGACCTCGTGCCCCAGCTACTGGTGGAACGGCGAGAAGTACCTGGGCCCGGCGGCCCTGCTGCACGCCTACCGCTGGCTGATCGACAGCCGCGACGAAGCCACCGGCGAGCGCCTCGACGACCTCGAGGACCCGTTCAAGCTCTATCGCTGCCACACGATCATGAACTGCGCCCAGGTCTGCCCGAAGGGGCTGAACCCGGCCAAGGCCATCGCCTCGATCAAGAAGATGCTGGTGGAGCGGGTGGTCTGA
- a CDS encoding NAD(P)/FAD-dependent oxidoreductase, translating to MSDPKAKVVIVGAGHAGGSAAAFLRQYGHEGPIVLIGEEPLLPYQRPPLSKAWLKGEADADSLALKPQEWYAEANVALRLQGVATSLNRGERTVSLASGEVISYDFLILATGARARELPIPGADLSGVLALRTAADAEGLKAALGEGKRLAVVGGGYVGLEAAASARALGAEATVIERESRVLARVACETLSTFFQDYHGARGVAFELNANVEAFEGTGGHVTGVRLKGGEVVACDAALVGVGAHPNVELAQDAGLECTGGIVVDLEARTSDPRVFAIGDVAHRPLPLYERQFRLESVPNALEQAKQAAAAIVGRAGPSPEVPWFWSDQYDLKLQIAGLPFDADSTIVRGDVAAARFAVFHLKGDLVQAVEAVNAPPEFMAGKQLIAKRTPVSKTRLADPAISMKEVAA from the coding sequence GTGAGCGATCCGAAGGCCAAGGTGGTGATCGTCGGCGCGGGCCATGCGGGCGGCTCGGCCGCCGCGTTCCTGCGCCAGTACGGCCACGAGGGCCCGATCGTGCTGATCGGCGAGGAGCCGCTGCTGCCCTACCAGCGCCCGCCGCTTTCGAAGGCCTGGCTGAAGGGCGAGGCCGACGCCGACAGCTTGGCCCTGAAACCGCAGGAGTGGTACGCCGAGGCCAATGTCGCCCTGCGCCTGCAAGGCGTGGCGACCAGCCTCAATCGGGGCGAGCGCACCGTCAGCCTCGCCTCGGGCGAGGTGATCTCCTACGACTTCCTCATTCTCGCCACCGGCGCGCGCGCCCGCGAGCTGCCGATTCCCGGCGCGGATCTTTCCGGCGTGCTGGCCCTGCGGACGGCGGCCGACGCGGAAGGCCTGAAGGCGGCCCTCGGCGAAGGCAAGCGCCTGGCCGTGGTCGGCGGCGGCTATGTCGGGCTGGAGGCGGCGGCCTCGGCCCGCGCCCTGGGCGCGGAGGCCACGGTCATCGAGCGCGAGAGCCGCGTTCTGGCCCGCGTGGCCTGCGAGACCCTGTCGACCTTCTTCCAGGACTATCACGGCGCGCGCGGCGTGGCGTTCGAGCTGAACGCCAATGTCGAGGCGTTCGAGGGAACGGGCGGCCACGTCACCGGCGTGCGCCTGAAGGGCGGCGAGGTCGTGGCCTGCGACGCCGCGCTGGTGGGCGTCGGCGCCCATCCCAACGTCGAGCTGGCCCAGGACGCGGGCCTGGAATGCACCGGCGGCATCGTCGTGGATCTTGAGGCCCGCACCAGCGACCCGCGCGTCTTCGCCATCGGCGACGTCGCCCACCGGCCGCTGCCGCTGTACGAGCGCCAGTTCCGCCTCGAAAGCGTGCCCAACGCCCTGGAGCAGGCCAAGCAGGCCGCCGCCGCCATCGTCGGCCGCGCTGGCCCGTCGCCGGAAGTGCCGTGGTTCTGGTCGGACCAGTACGACCTGAAGCTCCAGATCGCCGGCCTGCCGTTCGACGCCGACAGCACCATCGTGCGCGGCGACGTGGCCGCCGCCAGGTTCGCCGTCTTCCACCTCAAGGGCGATCTCGTCCAGGCCGTGGAAGCCGTCAACGCGCCGCCCGAGTTCATGGCCGGCAAACAATTGATCGCCAAGCGGACGCCCGTGTCTAAGACAAGGCTGGCGGATCCGGCGATATCCATGAAGGAAGTGGCGGCCTGA
- a CDS encoding 2Fe-2S iron-sulfur cluster-binding protein: MAKITYIEFDGTEHVLDVKPGLTVMEGAVKNNVPGIDADCGGACACATCHVYVDDAWTDKTGDKSAMEESMLDFAENVEPNSRLSCQIKVSDALDGLVVRLPESQH, from the coding sequence ATGGCCAAGATCACCTACATCGAATTCGACGGGACCGAGCACGTCCTCGACGTCAAGCCGGGCCTGACGGTCATGGAAGGCGCCGTGAAGAACAACGTGCCCGGCATCGACGCCGACTGCGGCGGCGCCTGCGCCTGTGCGACCTGCCACGTCTATGTGGACGACGCCTGGACCGACAAGACCGGCGACAAGTCGGCCATGGAGGAGTCAATGCTCGACTTCGCCGAGAACGTCGAGCCCAACAGCCGCCTGTCGTGCCAGATCAAGGTCAGCGACGCGCTGGACGGCCTGGTCGTGCGCCTGCCGGAAAGCCAGCACTGA
- a CDS encoding glutathione S-transferase family protein, translating to MQLISLPASPYAARVRIALRAKDLDVEIAPPPPSWPLDRRFRYVSPTGRVPVLILDDGEAVWESAVILELLEELFPDAPTLLPADVLERARARQLVRVADLYLMPPMVALAAPQDPRETRRLVEQLADALAMLDDLLEDEGPYAVGGALSHADCALAPVLLAARVTGGRQDLDLIEALPRVSAYARSGSEDEHVAAVLAEMEDGMRRLTRVSAEPTDYQS from the coding sequence ATGCAGCTGATCAGCCTTCCGGCCTCGCCCTACGCGGCCCGCGTCAGGATCGCGCTCCGCGCCAAGGATCTGGACGTCGAGATCGCTCCGCCGCCGCCCAGCTGGCCCCTCGACCGGCGGTTCCGCTACGTCAGCCCCACGGGCCGCGTGCCCGTGCTGATCCTCGACGACGGCGAGGCCGTCTGGGAGTCGGCGGTCATTCTGGAGCTGCTGGAAGAGCTCTTTCCCGACGCCCCGACGCTGCTCCCCGCCGATGTGCTTGAACGCGCGCGGGCCCGGCAGCTGGTGCGCGTCGCCGATCTCTACCTGATGCCGCCGATGGTCGCCCTGGCCGCGCCCCAGGACCCGCGCGAGACGCGGCGACTGGTCGAGCAGCTTGCCGACGCCCTGGCCATGCTCGACGACCTGCTGGAGGACGAGGGTCCGTATGCGGTCGGCGGGGCGCTGTCGCATGCCGACTGCGCCCTGGCCCCGGTGCTGCTGGCGGCGCGGGTCACGGGCGGGCGGCAGGACCTCGACCTGATCGAGGCCCTGCCCCGGGTGAGCGCCTATGCCCGCTCGGGGTCGGAGGACGAGCACGTCGCCGCCGTCCTGGCCGAGATGGAAGACGGCATGCGGCGGTTGACCAGGGTCTCCGCGGAGCCGACGGACTACCAGTCGTAG